In Helianthus annuus cultivar XRQ/B chromosome 3, HanXRQr2.0-SUNRISE, whole genome shotgun sequence, a single window of DNA contains:
- the LOC110931395 gene encoding protein FAR1-RELATED SEQUENCE 5-like: MDELVEWCRDVGRVNGYALVTKRTIYDKQGSGQPLKIRLTCDCAGEYKSTATVRRSGTRKTGCKFQLIGAYKKRLGYWELKVDEAKHNHEPFLYPEGHPSLMRLTPSEERTVEQMTHQNITPRDILAAIKEQNPHNVSTRNTIYNARAKLGRMEQVGETPMQILFDRLGKVGFVFYHRTSQNGERVEDVFFIHPESNMLWRAFPHVLLIDATYKTNRYKMPLVQITGVTSTLMSFCIAHAFVSNEKQENFTWVL; the protein is encoded by the coding sequence ATGGATGAATTGGTAGAGTGGTGTAGAGACGTTGGACGCGTAAATGGCTACGCCCTCGTCACCAAACGCACCATCTACGATAAACAGGGTAGCGGTCAGCCGTTAAAAATCAGGCTTACGTGCGATTGTGCCGGCGAGTACAAATCAACAGCCACGGTCAGACGCAGCGGGACCAGGAAAACCGGTTGCAAGTTCCAACTGATCGGGGCATACAAAAAGAGGTTAGGTTATTGGGAACTAAAGGTTGATGAAGCTAAACATAACCACGAACCATTTCTGTATCCAGAGGGTCATCCGTCCCTAATGAGGCTGACTCCATCAGAAGAGAGGACGGTGGAGCAAATGACGCATCAGAACATAACACCACGAGACATTCTTGCTGCCATTAAAGAACAAAACCCCCATAATGTCTCAACAAGAAACACCATATACAACGCTCGGGCCAAATTGGGTCGAATGGAACAAGTCGGCGAGACTCCAATGCAGATACTTTTCGACCGGCTGGGGAAGGTTGGGTTTGTTTTTTACCATAGAACATCTCAAAACGGCGAACGGGTCGAGGATGTTTTCTTCATCCACCCGGAGTCGAACATGTTGTGGCGCGCCTTCCCGCATGTGTTGCTTATAGACGCCACCTACAAGACGAATCGGTACAAAATGCCGCTAGTCCAGATTACCGGCGTTACAtccacgttgatgtcgttttgcaTTGCTCATGCGTTCGTAAGCAACGAGAAACAGGAAAACTTCACATGGGTTCTATAG